One genomic segment of Eikenella corrodens includes these proteins:
- the mfd gene encoding transcription-repair coupling factor — MNLPLPKPAQKSRWPQLSAGSLPYFLASALPEKPLKLVLTPDAETALRLQTAWQFFRPQDNALFLPDWETLPYERFSPHQDLVSERLSVLWQLKNGAADVLFAPVSTAMQRLAPPSFLMGRTFWLKTGQTLDLDKLRENLVEAGYSAVSNVVAGGEFAVRGGIVDLFPIGSSTPYRIDLFDDEIDSIKTFDPDTQRTLAPVSEIRLLPAHEFPTDADAQKIFRTRFREEIQSNPNEAAVYQAVSNGQFGAGVEYYLPLFFEDGCASLFDYIAENALAVCVGDVHAEAVRFEGEIKSRHVLAQGDPSYPPLHPQHLYLTADRFSGSLKAYPQIWPDLSATSPHTLPDVAVNRQSEQPLAALQDFQTAFGGRILLCAESAGRRETMLGFFAQHGLKPKPVAGWQAFLDDNAPLCITVTPLAEGFQLGGQPEKAADGFSGSLNADERQPENTIRYANGSQIRLGDRVRVGNREGRIVLVFGQGSSTYRLDETLAYTPRNGVLAEFAVSGDSRPLRVHYESESQAAELVLLNRAERLPENGADEFLLRRNSLCSFSGSPNAAESSLHLAVITESELYQYVARSRVHNRRKKHAAVSDGLLRDLAEINIGDPVVHEEHGIGRYMGLVTMDLGGETNEMMLLEYAGEAQLYVPVSQLHLISRYSGQAHENVALHKLGSGAWNKAKCKAAEKARDTAAELLNLYAQRAAQSGHKFEINELDYQAFADGFGYEETEDQAAAIAAVIKDLTQAKPMDRLVCGDVGFGKTEVALRAAFVAVMGGKQVAVLAPTTLLVEQHAQNFADRFADFPVKVASLSRFNNSKATKVALEGMADGTVDIVIGTHKLVQDDIKFKNLGLVIIDEEHRFGVRQKEQLKRLRANVDILTMTATPIPRTLSMALEGLRDFSLITTAPSRRLAVKTFVKPFSEGSVREAVLRELKRGGQVFFLHNEVDTIENMRERLETLLPEARIGVAHGQLRERELEQVMRDFLQQRFNVLLCSTIIETGIDIPNANTIIINRADKFGLAQLHQLRGRVGRSHHQAYAYLLTPEYITKDAEKRLDAIAAADELGAGFTLAMQDLEIRGAGEILGEGQSGEMIQVGFTLYTEMLKQAVRDLKKGRQPDLDAPLGITTEIKLHSPALLPESYCPDIHERLVLYKRLAVCETVQQINAIHEELVDRFGLPEQPVKTLIESHHLRLAAKELGIDAIDATSESVTITFGKHHQIDPTEIILLIQTDKKYRLAGVDKLKFTAQMEDVEARINMVKNVLRTLRGRVAAK, encoded by the coding sequence AGACAACGCTCTGTTCCTGCCCGATTGGGAAACCCTGCCTTATGAACGCTTCTCGCCGCATCAGGATTTGGTGTCCGAGCGGCTGTCGGTGCTGTGGCAGCTGAAAAACGGCGCAGCGGACGTGCTGTTCGCGCCCGTGTCCACCGCCATGCAGCGGCTTGCGCCGCCGTCTTTCCTGATGGGGCGCACGTTTTGGCTGAAAACGGGGCAGACACTGGATTTGGACAAACTGCGCGAAAATCTGGTGGAAGCCGGCTATTCTGCCGTGTCCAACGTGGTGGCCGGCGGCGAATTTGCCGTGCGCGGCGGGATTGTGGATTTGTTCCCTATTGGCAGCAGCACACCCTACCGCATCGATTTATTCGACGACGAAATCGACAGCATCAAAACTTTCGATCCCGATACCCAGCGCACCCTTGCCCCCGTGTCTGAAATCCGCCTGCTGCCCGCGCACGAATTCCCCACCGATGCCGATGCGCAAAAAATCTTCCGCACCCGCTTCCGCGAGGAAATCCAAAGCAACCCGAACGAGGCCGCCGTGTATCAAGCCGTGAGCAACGGCCAGTTCGGCGCAGGCGTGGAATACTACCTGCCGCTGTTTTTTGAAGACGGCTGCGCCAGCCTGTTCGACTACATCGCCGAAAACGCCCTGGCCGTATGCGTGGGCGATGTGCACGCCGAAGCCGTGCGCTTCGAAGGCGAAATCAAATCGCGTCACGTGCTGGCGCAGGGCGACCCAAGCTATCCGCCGTTGCACCCGCAGCATTTGTATCTCACTGCCGACCGCTTTTCAGGTAGCCTGAAAGCCTACCCGCAAATCTGGCCTGATCTTTCCGCCACTTCGCCCCATACCCTGCCTGATGTGGCGGTAAACCGCCAATCCGAACAACCGCTGGCTGCGTTGCAAGACTTTCAGACAGCCTTTGGCGGCCGCATTCTGCTGTGTGCCGAAAGTGCCGGCCGGCGCGAAACCATGCTGGGCTTCTTCGCCCAGCACGGCCTGAAACCCAAACCCGTGGCCGGCTGGCAGGCGTTTTTAGATGATAACGCGCCGCTGTGCATCACGGTTACGCCGTTGGCAGAAGGCTTCCAATTGGGCGGGCAGCCTGAAAAGGCTGCGGACGGATTTTCAGGTAGCCTCAATGCAGACGAAAGGCAGCCTGAAAACACCATCCGCTATGCTAATGGTAGCCAGATAAGGCTTGGCGATCGGGTGCGCGTCGGTAACAGGGAAGGACGGATTGTGCTGGTGTTCGGGCAGGGCTCGTCTACCTACCGGTTAGACGAAACCCTTGCCTACACACCGAGGAATGGCGTGTTGGCCGAGTTTGCCGTATCAGGTGATTCTCGTCCTCTGCGTGTGCATTATGAAAGCGAAAGCCAAGCTGCCGAATTGGTACTGCTTAATCGTGCCGAAAGGCTACCTGAAAACGGCGCGGATGAATTTTTGCTTCGCAGAAACTCGCTTTGCTCGTTTTCAGGTAGCCCCAACGCCGCCGAAAGCAGCCTGCACCTCGCCGTCATCACCGAATCCGAGTTGTATCAATACGTCGCCCGTTCGCGCGTCCACAACCGCCGCAAGAAACACGCCGCCGTTTCAGACGGCCTGTTGCGCGACCTTGCTGAAATCAATATCGGCGATCCCGTCGTTCACGAAGAACACGGCATCGGGCGCTATATGGGCTTGGTAACGATGGATTTGGGCGGCGAAACCAACGAAATGATGTTGCTCGAATACGCGGGTGAAGCGCAGCTTTATGTACCTGTTTCGCAACTGCATTTAATCAGCCGCTACTCCGGCCAAGCGCATGAAAACGTCGCCCTACACAAACTCGGCAGCGGCGCGTGGAACAAGGCGAAATGCAAGGCCGCCGAAAAAGCGCGCGACACCGCCGCCGAGTTGCTCAACCTCTACGCCCAACGCGCCGCCCAATCGGGACACAAGTTTGAAATCAACGAGTTGGACTATCAGGCGTTTGCCGACGGCTTCGGCTACGAAGAAACCGAAGACCAGGCCGCCGCCATCGCCGCCGTGATTAAAGATTTGACACAGGCGAAGCCGATGGACCGCCTTGTGTGCGGCGATGTCGGTTTCGGCAAAACCGAAGTCGCCCTGCGCGCCGCGTTTGTGGCGGTGATGGGCGGCAAACAGGTCGCCGTACTCGCCCCGACCACGCTTCTGGTCGAGCAGCACGCGCAAAATTTCGCCGACCGTTTCGCCGATTTTCCTGTGAAAGTCGCCAGCCTTTCGCGTTTCAACAACAGCAAAGCCACCAAAGTCGCGCTGGAAGGCATGGCGGACGGCACGGTCGATATCGTTATCGGCACACACAAATTGGTGCAGGACGACATCAAATTCAAAAACTTAGGCTTAGTGATTATCGATGAAGAACACCGCTTCGGTGTGCGCCAGAAAGAGCAGCTCAAACGCCTGCGCGCCAATGTCGACATCCTCACCATGACCGCCACACCGATTCCGCGCACCCTCAGCATGGCGCTCGAAGGCCTGCGCGACTTCTCGCTGATTACCACAGCGCCCAGCCGCCGCCTCGCCGTGAAAACGTTTGTCAAACCGTTCAGCGAAGGCAGCGTGCGCGAAGCCGTATTGCGCGAACTCAAACGCGGCGGGCAGGTATTTTTCCTGCACAATGAAGTGGATACCATCGAAAACATGCGCGAGCGGCTGGAAACCCTGCTGCCCGAAGCCCGCATCGGCGTGGCGCACGGACAACTACGCGAGCGCGAGTTGGAGCAAGTCATGCGCGACTTTTTGCAGCAAAGATTCAACGTATTGCTCTGTTCCACCATCATCGAAACCGGCATCGACATCCCCAACGCCAACACCATCATCATCAACCGCGCCGACAAATTCGGACTGGCGCAACTGCACCAGCTTCGCGGGCGCGTCGGCCGCAGCCACCACCAAGCCTACGCCTACCTGCTCACACCCGAATACATCACCAAAGACGCAGAAAAACGCCTCGACGCCATCGCGGCGGCAGACGAACTCGGCGCAGGTTTCACCCTCGCCATGCAGGATTTGGAAATCCGCGGCGCAGGCGAAATCCTCGGCGAAGGACAGTCCGGCGAAATGATACAGGTCGGCTTCACGCTCTACACCGAAATGCTCAAACAAGCCGTGCGCGACCTCAAAAAAGGCCGCCAGCCCGACCTCGACGCACCGCTGGGCATCACCACCGAAATCAAACTACACAGCCCCGCCCTGCTGCCCGAAAGCTACTGCCCCGACATCCACGAACGGCTCGTCCTCTACAAACGCCTCGCCGTCTGCGAAACCGTGCAGCAAATCAACGCCATACACGAAGAACTCGTCGACCGTTTCGGTCTGCCCGAACAACCCGTCAAAACCCTCATCGAAAGCCATCACCTGCGGCTCGCAGCAAAAGAATTGGGCATAGACGCCATCGACGCGACCAGCGAATCGGTAACCATTACCTTCGGCAAACACCACCAAATCGATCCGACAGAAATTATCCTGCTGATTCAGACGGATAAAAAATACCGGCTAGCCGGGGTGGATAAGTTGAAGTTTACGGCTCAGATGGAGGATGTTGAAGCGAGGATAAATATGGTGAAGAATGTGTTGAGAACACTAAGGGGAAGAGTTGCCGCTAAATAG
- a CDS encoding YqeG family HAD IIIA-type phosphatase, with amino-acid sequence MFKVFYPYTYINSVFSPDYENLFQQGYRALIFDIDNTLVHHGSEVTQEIIDLFEMLHQIGFRTLLLSNNNAKRIAPFAETLNTLFIADAHKPNSLNYMKALDLLEITPQQALVVGDQIFTDILGANRAGIASILVRFLQKDPNEPIGKKRQLEKLILACFQYSRYKNRIEIKPKEAIVRRRNFSDINSLFYQISCYKEIAKRYVSDLRAKTRFARFRNIEKLPVLIYSHSSNIIRNGPGIDPISQQNKAVNLALASEKINGIVIKPNEIFSFWHLVGKTSVRKGYKEGRVISKGKLKMGVDGGLCNLANTLNLLVLHSPLEIIELHTHSDALDPSAERNRVPFSSVTSVSYNYIDYRFKNNTPHDMQILVWCENGELKAELRSTVPVEHRYQLIEENHCFVKRGSSYYRHSEIYQQIICLKTDKVLAQKLIWKNRSKVMYYPCLIPKELIK; translated from the coding sequence ATGTTTAAGGTGTTTTATCCATATACTTATATCAATAGTGTTTTTTCTCCAGATTATGAAAACCTGTTTCAGCAAGGCTATCGGGCATTGATCTTTGATATAGACAATACCTTGGTGCATCATGGGTCTGAGGTAACTCAAGAAATTATTGATTTGTTTGAAATGCTGCATCAGATCGGGTTTAGAACACTTTTATTGTCCAACAACAATGCCAAACGTATCGCCCCGTTTGCGGAAACCCTTAATACTTTATTTATTGCAGATGCCCATAAGCCAAACTCTCTCAATTATATGAAGGCATTAGATTTATTGGAGATAACGCCGCAGCAGGCATTAGTTGTTGGAGATCAAATTTTTACAGATATTTTGGGTGCAAACCGCGCCGGTATTGCCAGTATTTTAGTGCGTTTTCTGCAAAAAGACCCCAACGAACCTATAGGGAAGAAACGGCAACTGGAAAAATTGATTTTGGCCTGCTTTCAATATAGCCGATATAAAAACCGAATTGAAATCAAACCTAAAGAGGCTATTGTAAGGCGACGCAACTTCAGTGATATCAATTCTTTGTTTTATCAGATTTCCTGTTATAAAGAAATTGCCAAGAGGTATGTAAGTGACCTCCGTGCCAAAACACGATTTGCCCGGTTCAGGAATATAGAAAAGCTTCCAGTTCTGATTTATAGCCATAGTTCGAACATTATCCGGAATGGGCCGGGTATAGATCCGATTTCACAACAAAATAAAGCTGTTAATCTTGCCTTGGCGAGTGAGAAGATTAACGGTATTGTTATCAAGCCAAATGAAATTTTCTCATTTTGGCACCTTGTTGGAAAAACCAGCGTACGGAAAGGGTATAAAGAAGGAAGGGTGATCAGTAAGGGTAAGCTGAAAATGGGTGTGGACGGTGGTTTGTGCAATTTGGCTAACACACTTAATTTGTTGGTATTGCATAGCCCATTGGAAATTATAGAATTGCATACGCATTCTGATGCGCTCGACCCCAGTGCTGAGCGAAATAGGGTGCCATTTTCATCTGTAACATCAGTGTCTTATAATTATATTGATTACCGTTTTAAAAATAATACTCCACATGATATGCAGATTTTAGTTTGGTGTGAAAATGGGGAATTGAAAGCAGAGTTGAGAAGTACTGTGCCTGTTGAGCATCGCTACCAACTGATAGAAGAAAATCATTGTTTTGTAAAACGTGGTTCGTCATACTACCGTCATTCTGAAATTTATCAGCAAATAATTTGCCTTAAAACCGACAAGGTATTGGCACAGAAATTGATTTGGAAGAATCGTTCTAAGGTCATGTATTACCCATGCTTGATTCCAAAGGAATTAATCAAATAA
- a CDS encoding DUF1294 domain-containing protein — protein MNTENELPEIASQALPDRASEIEPAAIETLAVVVAESQAAVLAEISAQLAADGGEEVAEPGRKWREGRIVDAAVRVWDASERTGVADVVNNGDEPPLSVFLVGDLFAATDLSPEPGDVLRGVLQSHPVSGYWLLDSAENAATSSLQRRSPEEEEALHKERKQAKRQDKLVNGETYVGKVVRWNEEEKSGYIKVKSIKARVFFPQSAFVFRDKSPANHQQVSFVLGRRRGEWVATRVIPQGYELGWADRESPSSGTILGGGFSESLLGGTFILLFLAAVSFISLPLAAAYLLASCLLLILYRTDKRSAQSGHTRVPDGVLHLLAMLGGWPGGLLAQMRYQQHTANIRFVRAFWFSVALNAVGTYVVLVYFIGSPAFAFLKN, from the coding sequence ATGAACACCGAAAACGAATTGCCCGAAATTGCGTCGCAAGCTTTGCCCGATAGGGCATCTGAGATTGAGCCTGCTGCGATTGAAACGCTTGCCGTAGTGGTGGCTGAGTCGCAGGCTGCCGTGTTGGCGGAAATTTCTGCGCAACTGGCGGCTGATGGCGGTGAGGAGGTTGCCGAGCCGGGGCGTAAGTGGCGCGAGGGGCGGATTGTGGATGCTGCGGTGCGGGTGTGGGATGCCTCAGAGCGCACCGGCGTGGCCGATGTGGTGAACAATGGTGACGAGCCGCCATTGAGCGTGTTTTTGGTGGGCGATCTTTTTGCCGCCACCGACCTTTCTCCCGAGCCGGGTGATGTGTTGCGCGGCGTGTTGCAAAGTCACCCCGTCAGCGGCTATTGGCTGCTCGACAGCGCGGAGAATGCCGCCACGTCCAGCCTGCAGCGGCGCAGTCCGGAAGAAGAAGAGGCGCTGCATAAAGAGCGCAAGCAGGCCAAGCGGCAAGATAAATTGGTGAACGGCGAAACTTATGTAGGCAAGGTGGTGCGCTGGAACGAAGAGGAAAAATCGGGCTATATCAAGGTTAAGTCGATCAAAGCGCGGGTGTTTTTCCCGCAATCGGCCTTCGTGTTCCGCGATAAAAGCCCGGCCAACCACCAGCAGGTGAGCTTTGTGCTGGGGCGGCGGCGCGGCGAATGGGTGGCCACCCGTGTGATTCCGCAGGGCTACGAATTGGGCTGGGCCGACCGCGAAAGCCCTTCTTCCGGCACGATTTTGGGCGGCGGTTTCAGCGAAAGCCTGCTCGGCGGCACGTTTATCCTGCTGTTCCTTGCCGCCGTGTCCTTTATTTCCCTGCCTCTGGCTGCGGCCTATTTGCTGGCCAGCTGCCTGCTGCTTATTCTCTACCGTACGGACAAGCGCAGCGCCCAAAGCGGCCACACCCGTGTGCCCGATGGCGTGCTGCACCTGTTGGCTATGCTCGGCGGCTGGCCAGGCGGCCTGTTGGCGCAGATGCGTTATCAGCAGCACACCGCCAATATCCGCTTTGTGCGCGCCTTTTGGTTTAGCGTGGCGCTCAACGCCGTGGGCACTTATGTTGTGCTGGTGTACTTTATCGGTTCGCCCGCGTTTGCTTTCCTGAAAAACTAG
- a CDS encoding DNA-3-methyladenine glycosylase I has translation MNSYCALANSLPADSPDPNKHYHDRLYGFPIEDDNELFGRLLLEINQAGLSWTLILQRAAGLRAAYACFDIAAVAAFGEADRQRLLADAKVIRNRLKINAAIHNAQQILQLQQAFGSFKNWLDGHHPQPLTDWVKLFRRTFKFTGPEIVREFLVSTGYLKGAHSEDCPAAGRAAAANPPWLRG, from the coding sequence ATGAACAGCTACTGCGCCCTTGCCAACAGCCTGCCCGCCGATAGTCCCGACCCCAACAAGCATTATCACGACCGTCTCTACGGCTTCCCCATCGAAGACGACAACGAACTCTTCGGCCGCCTGCTGCTCGAAATCAACCAAGCCGGCTTGAGCTGGACGCTGATTTTGCAACGCGCCGCCGGTCTGCGCGCCGCCTACGCCTGCTTCGACATCGCCGCAGTGGCTGCTTTCGGCGAAGCCGACCGCCAACGCCTGCTGGCCGACGCGAAAGTGATCCGCAACCGCTTGAAAATCAATGCCGCCATCCATAATGCACAGCAAATCTTGCAGCTGCAACAGGCATTCGGTTCGTTCAAAAACTGGCTCGACGGGCACCATCCGCAGCCGCTGACCGATTGGGTGAAGCTGTTCCGCCGTACCTTCAAATTCACCGGCCCCGAAATCGTGCGCGAATTTTTGGTGAGCACAGGCTACCTGAAAGGCGCGCACAGCGAAGACTGCCCCGCCGCCGGGCGCGCCGCCGCCGCCAATCCGCCGTGGCTGCGGGGCTGA
- a CDS encoding TIGR02117 family protein, which translates to MPKLSRLIRRSLLSLVALLLLYGAAVWLLPRIKSPGQPEGEPEITIWLLSNGVHTDIVVPTFSSETDWRAAFPAEHTRSQEYAPWLAIGLGDKNFYLTTPTWVDLRPSTALKAATGLSSNAVHATYYHSLEGCTRCAPIRISRAQYRRLVSYIRQSLQWQNGRTLPIPTDMVYGENDAFYEAVGSYNLFYTCNTWTNNALKAMHTDAALWTITEQGLFHHHPPQPPAAGNEGLPETTSQPSD; encoded by the coding sequence ATGCCCAAACTCTCCCGCCTCATCCGCCGCAGCCTCCTCAGCTTGGTCGCCCTCCTCCTACTCTACGGCGCCGCCGTTTGGCTGCTGCCCCGCATCAAAAGCCCAGGCCAACCCGAAGGCGAACCCGAAATCACCATATGGCTGCTCTCCAACGGCGTGCACACCGACATCGTCGTCCCCACCTTCAGCAGCGAAACCGACTGGCGAGCCGCCTTCCCCGCCGAGCATACCCGCAGCCAAGAATACGCCCCCTGGCTCGCCATCGGGCTGGGTGACAAAAACTTCTACCTCACCACACCCACCTGGGTCGACCTCCGCCCCAGCACCGCCCTCAAAGCCGCCACCGGCCTATCCAGCAACGCCGTCCACGCCACCTACTACCACAGCCTCGAAGGCTGCACCCGCTGCGCCCCCATCCGCATCAGCCGCGCCCAATACCGCCGCCTCGTTTCCTACATCCGCCAAAGCCTGCAATGGCAAAACGGCCGCACCCTCCCCATCCCCACCGATATGGTCTACGGCGAAAACGATGCCTTCTACGAAGCCGTCGGCAGCTACAACCTCTTTTACACCTGCAACACCTGGACCAACAACGCCCTCAAAGCCATGCACACCGACGCCGCCCTCTGGACCATTACCGAACAAGGCCTCTTCCACCACCACCCGCCCCAACCGCCCGCCGCTGGAAATGAAGGGCTGCCGGAAACAACATCGCAACCCAGCGATTGA
- a CDS encoding tRNA dihydrouridine synthase, producing MNLILAPMQGLLDPVMRRLLTDIGGYSECVTEFVRITHTLHSRATWRRHMPEIDHSCRTHAGTPCTLQLLGSDPDNMAANAQAAVAAGAQKIDLNFGCPAPTVNKHQGGAILLREPERIRQIVATVRQRLPENIPLTAKMRLGYEDGSLALECAKAIAQGGASALAVHARTKIEGYRPPAHWEQIAPIRQALNIPVVANGDVFSLADYLAIRQTSGCQHVMLGRGAVITPDLARQIQRHNQGLPPQPAGFADYLVWIRRFFQLCRQHAGDTPYPAARLKQWLGMMKTAHPQAVHLFTQLRPLTCLQQIEHLLDNYRPQPE from the coding sequence ATGAACCTAATTTTAGCCCCCATGCAGGGTCTGCTCGACCCAGTCATGCGCCGCCTGCTCACCGACATCGGCGGCTACAGCGAATGCGTTACCGAATTCGTCCGCATCACCCACACCCTGCACTCCCGCGCCACCTGGCGGCGGCACATGCCCGAAATCGATCACAGCTGCCGCACCCACGCCGGCACCCCCTGCACCCTCCAGCTACTCGGCAGCGACCCCGACAACATGGCCGCCAACGCCCAAGCCGCCGTGGCCGCAGGCGCGCAAAAAATCGACCTCAACTTCGGCTGCCCCGCCCCCACCGTCAACAAACACCAAGGTGGCGCCATCCTCCTGCGCGAGCCCGAACGCATCCGCCAAATCGTCGCCACCGTGCGCCAAAGGCTACCTGAAAACATCCCCCTCACCGCCAAAATGCGCCTCGGCTATGAAGACGGCTCACTCGCCCTCGAATGCGCCAAAGCCATCGCCCAGGGCGGCGCCTCCGCGCTGGCCGTGCACGCCCGCACCAAAATCGAAGGCTACCGCCCGCCTGCCCATTGGGAGCAAATCGCCCCCATCCGCCAAGCACTCAACATCCCTGTCGTCGCCAACGGCGACGTATTCAGCCTGGCCGACTACCTCGCCATCCGCCAAACCAGCGGCTGCCAACACGTTATGCTCGGGCGCGGCGCCGTCATCACCCCCGATCTCGCCCGCCAAATCCAGCGCCACAACCAAGGCCTCCCGCCCCAGCCCGCCGGTTTCGCCGATTATCTCGTGTGGATACGCCGCTTCTTCCAGCTCTGCCGCCAACACGCAGGCGATACGCCCTACCCCGCAGCCCGCCTCAAACAATGGCTCGGTATGATGAAAACCGCCCACCCCCAAGCCGTACACCTCTTCACCCAACTGCGCCCCCTCACCTGCCTCCAACAAATCGAGCATCTGCTGGATAACTACCGGCCACAGCCCGAATAA
- the lpxA gene encoding acyl-ACP--UDP-N-acetylglucosamine O-acyltransferase, which yields MSLIHPTAIIDPKAELDSSVKVGAYTIIGPNVQIGAGSEIGPHAVIEGHTTIGENNRIFQFASLGAIPQDKKYRGEPTRLIIGNGNTIREFTTFNLGTVTGIGETRIGDDNWIMAYCHLAHDCVIGSHTIFANNASLAGHVTIGDYVILGGYTLVFQFCQIGDYAMTAFAAGVHKDVPPYFMAAGYRAEPAGINSEGMRRNGFTPEQITNVKNAYKALYRQGLSYEEARNQIAQAAQTALELAVLRDFLADSQRSIIR from the coding sequence ATGTCCCTAATCCACCCCACCGCGATTATCGACCCCAAAGCCGAGCTCGACAGCAGCGTTAAAGTCGGCGCCTACACCATCATCGGCCCGAACGTGCAAATCGGCGCCGGCAGCGAAATCGGCCCGCACGCCGTTATCGAAGGGCACACCACCATCGGCGAAAACAACCGCATTTTCCAATTCGCCAGCCTGGGCGCCATACCGCAAGACAAAAAATACCGCGGCGAGCCCACCCGCCTGATTATCGGCAACGGCAACACCATCCGCGAATTCACTACCTTCAATCTCGGCACCGTAACCGGCATCGGCGAAACCCGAATCGGCGACGACAACTGGATCATGGCCTACTGCCACCTCGCCCACGACTGCGTGATCGGCAGCCATACTATCTTCGCCAACAACGCCTCACTCGCCGGCCACGTTACAATCGGCGACTATGTCATCCTCGGCGGCTACACCCTCGTGTTCCAATTCTGCCAAATCGGCGACTACGCCATGACCGCCTTCGCCGCCGGGGTACACAAAGACGTTCCCCCCTATTTCATGGCCGCCGGCTACCGTGCCGAGCCAGCCGGCATCAACAGCGAAGGTATGCGCCGCAACGGCTTCACGCCAGAACAGATTACCAACGTGAAAAACGCCTACAAAGCCCTCTACCGCCAAGGCCTGTCGTACGAAGAGGCCCGCAACCAGATTGCCCAAGCCGCCCAAACCGCGCTCGAGCTGGCCGTGTTGCGCGACTTCCTTGCCGACTCACAACGTAGTATCATTCGCTAA
- the fabZ gene encoding 3-hydroxyacyl-ACP dehydratase FabZ, translating to MQIENIELPLDVRTLQRLLPHRYPFLLLDRVIGFEKEKSLTAIKNVSVNEPFFQGHFPEFPVMPGVLIIEAMAQAAGVLAILSRGERKENEIYFFVGIDEARFKRQVVPGDQVQIHLDVITHKRDIGKFKATATVDGQIAAEAVIMCAKRAVDK from the coding sequence ATGCAAATCGAAAATATCGAACTCCCGCTGGACGTGCGCACCCTGCAACGCCTGCTGCCGCACCGCTATCCCTTCCTACTGCTGGATCGCGTGATCGGTTTTGAAAAAGAAAAAAGCCTCACTGCCATTAAAAACGTTTCCGTAAACGAACCGTTTTTCCAAGGCCACTTCCCCGAGTTCCCTGTGATGCCCGGCGTGTTGATTATCGAAGCCATGGCACAGGCTGCCGGCGTGCTCGCCATCCTCAGCCGGGGCGAGCGCAAAGAAAACGAAATCTACTTTTTCGTTGGCATCGATGAAGCCCGCTTCAAACGCCAAGTCGTGCCCGGCGACCAAGTGCAGATTCATCTGGACGTAATCACCCACAAACGCGACATCGGCAAATTCAAAGCCACCGCCACCGTAGACGGCCAAATCGCCGCTGAAGCCGTCATCATGTGTGCCAAACGCGCGGTAGATAAATAA
- the lpxD gene encoding UDP-3-O-(3-hydroxymyristoyl)glucosamine N-acyltransferase, protein MQKQLSHIIAALGGTLAGQDIAISRIAPLHAAQKGDISFVSHPKHLPEALASQAGALIVHHKLADKLPGRNLIVCDNPQLYFAQTARLFHPAPAANPGIHPSAVVEASAIVPDSCEIGANVYIGDCVVLGEGCRILANCVVEANCVLGEHTVLHSNVTVYAGCRLGERVEIHSGTVIGADGFGNAWAQDHWYKIPQVGGVEIGNDVEIGANTTIDRGAIEDTVIAEGAKIDNLVQIAHNVHIGAHTAIAACVGIAGSTHIGAYCQIGGAAMFVGHIHVADRTFIGGGTLVAASINQPDYYASSYPLQTHRDWVKNAVHLRRLNELHRRVKTLENTINYPENKE, encoded by the coding sequence ATGCAGAAACAGCTTTCCCACATTATCGCCGCCTTGGGCGGCACGCTTGCCGGGCAAGATATCGCCATCAGCCGTATTGCCCCGCTGCATGCCGCACAAAAAGGCGACATCAGTTTTGTTTCCCACCCCAAACACCTGCCCGAAGCCCTTGCCAGCCAAGCCGGCGCGCTGATTGTGCACCACAAATTGGCCGACAAACTGCCCGGCCGCAATCTGATTGTGTGCGACAATCCGCAACTCTATTTCGCCCAAACCGCCCGCCTGTTCCACCCCGCTCCCGCCGCCAACCCCGGCATTCACCCCAGCGCCGTGGTGGAAGCAAGTGCCATCGTGCCCGATAGCTGTGAAATCGGTGCCAACGTTTACATCGGCGACTGCGTTGTGCTGGGCGAAGGCTGCCGCATCCTGGCCAACTGCGTGGTGGAAGCCAACTGTGTGCTTGGCGAGCATACCGTGCTGCACTCTAACGTAACCGTTTATGCCGGCTGCCGCCTCGGCGAACGTGTGGAAATCCACTCTGGCACCGTGATCGGTGCCGACGGCTTCGGCAATGCCTGGGCGCAAGACCATTGGTACAAAATCCCGCAAGTGGGCGGAGTGGAAATCGGTAACGACGTGGAAATCGGCGCCAATACCACCATCGACCGCGGTGCAATCGAAGATACCGTGATTGCCGAGGGCGCTAAAATCGACAACCTCGTGCAAATTGCCCACAACGTACATATCGGCGCCCACACCGCCATCGCCGCCTGCGTAGGCATTGCCGGCAGCACCCATATCGGCGCCTACTGCCAAATCGGCGGTGCTGCCATGTTTGTCGGCCACATCCACGTTGCCGACCGCACCTTCATTGGCGGCGGCACCCTCGTGGCCGCCTCCATCAACCAGCCCGACTACTACGCCAGTTCCTACCCGCTGCAAACACACCGCGACTGGGTGAAAAATGCCGTGCACCTGCGTCGGCTCAACGAACTGCACCGCCGCGTAAAAACGCTGGAAAACACAATCAACTATCCCGAAAACAAGGAATAA